The following are from one region of the Lytechinus variegatus isolate NC3 chromosome 4, Lvar_3.0, whole genome shotgun sequence genome:
- the LOC121413396 gene encoding sialin-like: MAVNILYPNSRILFALMCFVGLAGINTLRINPSVAITAMAASNHGPRNSTRDHDVTNDGCWKRNNTFQGNYTDDVKPEFSWSSRTQELLLSAFFIGLPITQLPGGWIADRVGGKWVVATGAAMTAIMNMLAPLAARTGASYFFTVRLLAGLFEGAVVPAMFTLISNWTTNKTKTRVTSFAMAGCPFGLAIGQIVSGLICSTPQLGWPFSFYILGSSYLTWAILWVVIVRESPIETEENYQNDGLSDKQEYEQRSQIKKPPATVPVRDLLTSLPVYSFILIRFGIQGWVVGTLLTNLPIYMKYVLGFSIREVGLLASIPYVCQTMIAMVTSQVADSLIGRNSSVTNVRKTMMFIGVVVIVATLLPVSFIGCNRYFGLGFIIVAATGTGITYPSVFSNAVDLAPRFSGTLIGLSNTIALSASFISPIVTGYLVDDQSDPEEWRDVFYIASGIAVFVTIFFQLFGSGEEQAWAKDYEKEDVKYTDEIYKCQSRSTERMPFKPLV, encoded by the exons ATGG CTGTAAACATCCTTTATCCAAACTCGAGGATACTTTTCGCTCTGATGTGTTTCGTGGGACTAGCTGGTATTAACACACTCCGTATTAATCCGAGCGTCGCCATTACCGCCATGGCAGCATCCAATCACGGCCCAAGAAACTCGACACGTGACCACGATGTGACCAATGATGGATGTTGGAAACGAAATAATACGTTCCAAGGAAACTACACGGATGATGTTAAG CCTGAATTTTCTTGGAGCAGTCGAACACAAGAGCTTCTCCTCTCTGCATTCTTCATCGGGCTACCCATAACCCAACTCCCAGGCGGCTGGATCGCCGATAGAGTAGGCGGGAAGTGGGTCGTAGCAACCGGAGCTGCAATGACTGCCATTATGAACATGCTTGCACCACTAGCCGCCCGAACAGGAGCATCATATTTCTTCACCGTGAGGTTATTAGCTGGGTTATTTGAg GGTGCTGTAGTACCGGCCATGTTCACACTGATCAGTAACTGGACTACAAACAAGACCAAGACTAGGGTCACATCGTTTGCAATGGCAG GTTGTCCATTTGGACTGGCGATAGGACAAATTGTATCTGGTTTAATCTGCTCTACCCCTCAGCTTGGATGgcctttctcattttacatcttaG GTTCCAGCTATCTAACTTGGGCAATCCTATGGGTTGTTATTGTACGAGAAAGTCCGAtagaaacagaagaaaattaCCAGAATGACGGCCTGTCAGATAAACAGGAATATGAACAGAGAAGCCAGATTAAAAAG CCTCCCGCCACCGTACCAGTTCGTGACCTGCTGACGTCACTTCctgtatattcatttattctgaTCCGGTTTGGTATACAAGGTTGGGTTGTAGGTACTCTTCTTACCAACCTACCTATCTATATGAAATACGTCCTTGGATTCTCCATCAGAGAG GTTGGATTATTAGCGTCAATTCCTTATGTTTGTCAGACGATGATAGCGATGGTGACGTCACAGGTGGCTGACTCTCTGATTGGTCGAAACAGTAGCGTAACTAATGTCCGCAAGACAATGATGTTCATTG GTGTTGTGGTCATCGTTGCAACCCTCCTTCCGGTTTCTTTCATCGGTTGCAATCGGTACTTCGGTTTAGGTTTCATCATAGTAGCCGCAACAGGAACCGGAATCACCTATCCGTCGGTTTTCTCCAACGCAGTGGACCTGGCGCCCCGGTTTTCGGGTACGCTGATTGGTCTTTCAAATACCATCGCACTATCTGCCAGCTTTATATCACCAATAGTAACCGGTTATCTGGTGGACGATCAG TCTGACCCGGAGGAATGGAGAGATGTCTTCTATATCGCATCAGGGATCGCAGTCTTTGTCACCATCTTCTTTCAATTATTCGGATCTGGAGAGGAACAAGCCTGGGCCAAAGACTACGAGAAAGAAGATGTAAAATACACggatgaaatatataaatgtcagTCTAGATCTACAGAAAGGATGCCATTCAAACCCTTGGTTTGA